The proteins below come from a single Sphingomonas carotinifaciens genomic window:
- a CDS encoding DUF2264 domain-containing protein produces the protein MKRRRVLMAMAGGVAGAAVPVRAQGMAGEAAGDRSALPSGAEDRRYLLGLLERMATPVLSRMARGRLQQEWTPELSPTWDKRDPKVAYMEAFARLIDGIAPWLALPDTDDAEGRLRRTLREQAVQSYVHSVDPASPDRLGWEGHGQALVDSAYFTSALLRAPKTLWEPLDTKTKQRIVAVIKGLRRISPPYQNWLLFAAMNEAFLFSIGEDWDPMRVDMTVKLFAGDWYVGDGWYGDGERFHFDYYNSYVIHPMMVQVLEVLSRGNPSFNNLKPAEAFKQARHRMQRYGEHLERMIGPDGAYAAIGRSLTYRIAAHQVLGVLAWRGWLPETLPGPQVRAATVMAARRVFADPSNFNADGFLTIGFTRAQPTLGDWYSNAGSMYIASEGLVALGRPASDPFWTGAAMPWTMRRAYAGQDFRKDYPVDY, from the coding sequence ATGAAGCGGCGGCGGGTGTTGATGGCGATGGCGGGGGGTGTGGCCGGGGCGGCGGTGCCGGTGCGGGCGCAGGGGATGGCCGGGGAGGCGGCGGGGGACAGGTCCGCGCTGCCGAGCGGGGCAGAGGACCGCCGCTATCTGCTCGGCCTGCTGGAGCGGATGGCGACGCCGGTGCTGTCGCGCATGGCGCGGGGGCGTCTGCAGCAGGAGTGGACGCCTGAGTTAAGCCCGACCTGGGACAAGCGCGATCCCAAGGTCGCCTATATGGAGGCGTTCGCGCGGCTGATCGACGGGATCGCGCCGTGGCTGGCCCTGCCGGACACCGACGATGCCGAGGGGCGGCTGCGGCGTACGCTGCGCGAACAGGCGGTGCAAAGCTATGTCCACTCGGTCGATCCGGCCAGCCCGGACCGGCTGGGATGGGAGGGGCATGGCCAGGCGCTGGTCGACAGCGCCTATTTCACCAGCGCGCTGCTGCGTGCGCCAAAGACGTTGTGGGAGCCGCTGGACACCAAGACCAAGCAGCGCATCGTCGCGGTCATCAAAGGCCTGCGCCGCATATCCCCGCCTTACCAGAACTGGCTGCTGTTCGCGGCGATGAACGAAGCGTTCCTGTTCTCGATCGGCGAGGATTGGGACCCGATGCGCGTCGACATGACGGTCAAGCTGTTCGCGGGCGACTGGTATGTCGGGGACGGCTGGTACGGCGATGGCGAGCGGTTCCACTTCGATTACTACAACAGCTACGTCATCCATCCGATGATGGTGCAGGTGCTGGAGGTGCTGTCGCGCGGCAACCCGTCGTTCAACAATCTGAAGCCGGCGGAAGCGTTTAAACAGGCACGGCACCGGATGCAGCGATATGGCGAGCATCTGGAGCGGATGATCGGGCCGGACGGCGCCTATGCCGCCATCGGCCGGTCGCTGACCTATCGCATCGCGGCGCATCAGGTGCTGGGCGTGCTGGCATGGCGCGGCTGGCTGCCGGAAACGCTGCCCGGGCCGCAGGTGCGCGCGGCGACGGTGATGGCGGCACGACGGGTGTTCGCCGACCCGAGCAACTTCAATGCGGACGGCTTCCTGACGATCGGCTTCACCCGCGCGCAGCCGACGCTGGGCGACTGGTATTCGAACGCCGGCAGCATGTATATCGCCTCCGAAGGGCTGGTTGCGCTGGGGCGGCCGGCGTCGGACCCGTTCTGGACGGGGGCGGCGATGCCGTGGACGATGCGGCGCGCCTATGCGGGGCAGGATTTCCGGAAGGACTATCCGGTCGACTATTGA
- a CDS encoding FadR/GntR family transcriptional regulator produces the protein MAKALSMADALFAKLETSILDGDLAPGAQMPTQKIIAETEKVSRTVVREAVARLEAQGLVVSRQGSGVYVAEDARYRAFQVTRDELSELADVIRLLEMRLAIEAEMAAFAAARRTTEDVGAMRAALRRMAQFSDDPVAAAAADVEFHLAIARATRNDYFVRLIDFLGLRLVPPRNLYLRNKPVGAHEAYVAKVRAEHEAILDAITRMDVPRARQAAWDHMQESLNRHSELSDGANDDPQTALP, from the coding sequence ATGGCCAAGGCTTTGTCGATGGCGGATGCCCTGTTCGCGAAGCTGGAAACCAGCATATTGGACGGGGACCTGGCGCCCGGTGCCCAGATGCCCACGCAGAAGATCATCGCCGAAACCGAAAAGGTCAGCCGGACGGTCGTGCGCGAGGCGGTCGCCCGGCTGGAAGCGCAGGGGCTGGTCGTCTCCCGTCAGGGATCGGGCGTGTATGTGGCCGAGGATGCACGGTATCGCGCGTTTCAGGTGACGCGCGACGAACTGTCGGAACTGGCCGACGTGATCCGGCTGCTGGAGATGCGGCTGGCCATCGAGGCGGAGATGGCGGCGTTCGCCGCGGCACGCCGCACGACCGAGGATGTGGGGGCGATGCGCGCCGCCCTGCGGCGGATGGCGCAGTTCAGCGACGATCCGGTGGCCGCCGCCGCGGCGGACGTGGAGTTTCATCTGGCGATCGCGCGGGCGACACGAAACGACTATTTCGTCCGGTTGATCGACTTTCTGGGCCTGCGTCTGGTGCCGCCACGCAACCTGTATCTGCGCAACAAGCCGGTGGGCGCGCATGAGGCCTATGTCGCCAAGGTGCGGGCCGAGCATGAGGCGATCCTGGACGCCATCACGCGCATGGACGTGCCGCGTGCGCGCCAGGCGGCGTGGGACCATATGCAGGAAAGCCTGAACCGCCATTCCGAATTGAGCGACGGCGCGAACGACGATCCCCAGACCGCTTTGCCGTGA
- a CDS encoding glycoside hydrolase family 88/105 protein: MSMRLALALGLASVAAWPGAIPAAAQGAAAVDPAAVRATAVKLADWQLGRLDPSHIAAATGETRNPRAWEQAVFWVGMTALADAPGTPPRIKQAIMDMGRRNAWRPGDKPYFADDHAITQAYLWAAANGAGAEARAPTRAAFDRVVDQPAVTTLAFAVPKKGGYSATECLDRWCWCDALFMAPPALAVLSNQTGDPKYRQFAIKEFWATTDFLYDPVEHLYYRDSRFFDRRDEQDRKQFWARGNGWVFGGMARIIPQLPANSPDRRRMEALFKEMAAKLLTLQKPDGYWAPSLLAPENSPPETSGTGFFTYGFAWGVKAGLLDKARYRPAALRGWNALTRAIQPDGRLGWVQQVSDRPDRVTASDTQYYGVGAFLLAATAVADMERTGR; the protein is encoded by the coding sequence ATGAGCATGCGTCTTGCCCTGGCCCTGGGGCTGGCGTCCGTCGCCGCATGGCCCGGTGCGATCCCTGCCGCAGCGCAAGGCGCGGCGGCGGTCGATCCGGCAGCGGTGCGGGCAACGGCGGTAAAGCTGGCGGACTGGCAGCTTGGCCGGTTGGATCCCAGCCATATCGCGGCAGCCACCGGCGAGACGCGCAATCCACGGGCGTGGGAGCAGGCCGTGTTCTGGGTGGGGATGACCGCGCTGGCGGATGCGCCGGGCACCCCGCCGCGGATCAAGCAGGCGATCATGGACATGGGCCGGCGCAACGCCTGGCGGCCCGGCGACAAGCCCTATTTCGCGGACGATCATGCGATCACCCAGGCCTATCTGTGGGCGGCGGCAAACGGCGCAGGTGCCGAGGCGCGGGCGCCGACGCGCGCGGCATTCGACCGGGTGGTGGACCAGCCGGCGGTGACGACCCTGGCCTTCGCAGTGCCCAAAAAGGGCGGTTACAGTGCCACCGAGTGCCTGGACCGCTGGTGCTGGTGCGATGCGCTGTTCATGGCGCCGCCCGCCCTGGCGGTGCTGAGCAACCAGACGGGCGATCCCAAATACCGGCAGTTCGCCATCAAGGAGTTCTGGGCGACCACCGACTTCCTGTATGATCCGGTCGAGCATCTGTATTACCGGGACAGCCGCTTCTTCGATCGGCGCGACGAGCAGGATCGCAAGCAATTCTGGGCGCGCGGCAATGGCTGGGTGTTCGGCGGCATGGCGCGGATCATCCCGCAACTGCCCGCCAACAGCCCGGACCGGCGCCGGATGGAGGCGCTGTTCAAGGAGATGGCGGCCAAGCTGCTGACCTTGCAGAAGCCGGATGGGTATTGGGCGCCGTCCCTGCTGGCGCCGGAGAATTCCCCGCCGGAGACGAGCGGGACGGGCTTCTTCACCTATGGCTTTGCCTGGGGCGTGAAGGCCGGTCTGTTGGACAAGGCGCGCTATCGGCCGGCGGCGCTCCGCGGCTGGAATGCGCTGACCCGCGCGATACAGCCGGACGGACGGCTGGGCTGGGTGCAGCAGGTGAGCGACCGGCCCGACCGGGTCACCGCCAGCGATACGCAATATTACGGCGTCGGGGCCTTTCTGCTCGCCGCCACCGCGGTCGCCGATATGGAGCGGACCGGGCGATGA
- the kduI gene encoding 5-dehydro-4-deoxy-D-glucuronate isomerase produces MFAKTYHAVHPDMMMGASNADLHDRHAVTGLFRAGELVLTYSHGERFIIGGAMPGEAALDLPVQREPASAAGHPLLERRELGVVNIGPAAGTVTVDGVAYPLAKYEALYVPMGSRDVRFEGAGARFYLLSVPAHAAYPIVHMTLAGNPPMRRGSPETSNARSIHQLVLPHACQSASLCLGLTRLDPGSVWNTMPPHVHERRSEIYLYFDLEDDARVFHYMGQPDELRHILLGDGDAVISPPWSVHMGAGTSSYSFVWAMAGENQDYEDMDVLDICQLA; encoded by the coding sequence CTGTTCGCCAAGACCTATCATGCCGTTCATCCCGACATGATGATGGGGGCCAGCAACGCCGACCTGCACGATCGCCATGCGGTGACCGGGCTGTTCCGTGCCGGCGAACTGGTGCTCACCTATTCGCACGGGGAGCGTTTCATCATCGGCGGGGCGATGCCGGGCGAGGCGGCGCTGGACCTGCCGGTGCAGCGGGAGCCGGCAAGTGCGGCCGGACATCCTCTGCTGGAGCGGCGCGAGCTGGGCGTGGTGAATATCGGGCCCGCGGCCGGCACGGTGACGGTGGACGGCGTCGCCTATCCGCTGGCGAAATATGAGGCGCTTTACGTGCCGATGGGCAGCCGGGACGTGCGGTTCGAAGGGGCGGGCGCGCGCTTCTACCTGCTCAGCGTGCCCGCGCATGCCGCCTATCCGATCGTCCACATGACGCTGGCGGGCAATCCGCCGATGCGGCGCGGCAGCCCGGAGACGTCGAACGCGCGGTCGATCCACCAACTGGTGCTGCCCCATGCCTGCCAGAGCGCGTCGCTGTGCCTGGGGCTGACGCGGCTCGATCCGGGCAGCGTGTGGAACACGATGCCGCCGCACGTTCATGAGCGGCGATCGGAAATCTATTTGTATTTCGACCTGGAGGACGATGCCCGCGTCTTCCACTATATGGGCCAGCCCGACGAGCTGCGCCATATCCTGCTGGGCGATGGCGATGCCGTGATCTCGCCGCCATGGTCGGTGCACATGGGCGCCGGCACCAGCAGCTACAGCTTCGTCTGGGCGATGGCCGGCGAGAACCAAGATTATGAGGACATGGACGTGCTCGATATCTGCCAGCTTGCCTGA
- a CDS encoding lactonase family protein: MTTPMSRRTILGAIGATALPLPAHAAPASLALYAGGYNREGGHGLLPLHYRPDTERWQAAAPVADAPDASFGIRHPRHGLHYLVQEGADGMVSAFRTDGDRWTRVAHVSSAGADPCHVALDRTGTALAVANYSSGSVALIRLDPATGLPSAPATVHPHRGSGPVTDRQAGPHAHWVGFTPDNRWLWSVDLGADTVFAHPFDARTGTLGTAQAALRAPAGSGPRHIALHPARPFAYLIHELANTVTALRVGPAPTLTPLAPPVSTLAPGFTGKSQAGAIAIDARGRYLYASNRGADTIAVFAIASNGTLTPVQTISATGRWPRHMQLLPGQSRLLVANQHSGTIDSFAVAPDGRLTPHGPGTAAPGVAFIGLRD, translated from the coding sequence ATGACCACCCCGATGTCCAGACGCACGATCCTTGGTGCGATCGGTGCCACGGCACTTCCCCTCCCCGCGCACGCCGCCCCCGCTTCGCTCGCGCTCTATGCCGGCGGCTACAACCGGGAAGGCGGCCACGGCCTCCTGCCCCTCCACTACCGCCCCGACACCGAACGCTGGCAGGCGGCCGCGCCGGTCGCCGACGCGCCCGACGCCTCGTTCGGCATCCGCCACCCCCGCCACGGGCTCCATTATCTGGTGCAGGAGGGCGCGGACGGCATGGTCTCCGCCTTCCGCACCGATGGCGACCGCTGGACCCGCGTCGCGCATGTCTCGTCCGCCGGTGCCGATCCCTGCCATGTCGCGCTCGACCGCACCGGCACTGCGCTTGCCGTCGCCAATTACAGCAGCGGCAGCGTCGCCCTGATCCGTCTCGACCCCGCCACCGGCCTTCCCTCGGCCCCGGCAACGGTCCACCCCCACCGGGGCAGCGGCCCCGTCACCGATCGCCAGGCGGGCCCGCATGCGCACTGGGTCGGCTTCACCCCGGACAATCGCTGGCTATGGTCGGTCGACCTCGGCGCCGACACCGTCTTCGCCCATCCCTTCGACGCACGCACCGGCACGCTCGGCACCGCGCAGGCCGCCCTGCGCGCACCCGCCGGCTCCGGCCCCCGCCACATCGCGCTGCACCCCGCCCGCCCCTTCGCCTATCTGATCCACGAGCTCGCCAACACCGTCACCGCACTCCGCGTCGGCCCTGCCCCCACGCTGACCCCACTCGCCCCGCCCGTCTCCACCCTCGCACCCGGCTTCACCGGCAAGAGCCAGGCCGGCGCCATCGCGATCGACGCGCGCGGCCGCTATCTCTACGCCTCGAACCGCGGCGCGGACACGATCGCCGTCTTCGCCATCGCGTCGAACGGAACGCTCACGCCGGTCCAGACCATCTCCGCCACCGGCCGCTGGCCCCGCCACATGCAACTCCTGCCCGGCCAGTCCCGCCTCCTGGTCGCCAACCAGCATAGCGGCACGATCGACAGCTTCGCGGTCGCCCCCGACGGCCGCCTGACCCCGCACGGCCCCGGCACCGCCGCCCCCGGCGTCGCCTTCATCGGCCTGCGCGACTAG
- a CDS encoding aldo/keto reductase, whose product MTDPQNRRRLGSTDLQIAPLVLGGNVFGWTADRAASFAVLDAFVAGGGTLIDTADVYSAWVDGHRGGESETMIGEWLRTSGKRDAVLIATKVGMLPGEGGEKLAPARIAAACDASLKRLGTDRIDVYFAHQDDEDTPQEASMEAFGRLVDAGKIRVIGASNFHAARLKSANDAAREAGLPRFHVLQPEYNLVSRHKFEGELQDYCVTENIGVVPYYGLASGFLTGKYRTRDDLGKSVRGGRMADLLDGRGKAVLDAMDAVAAETGATLAQIALAWLIAQPGVTAPIASATSVAQVEDLLPAMTLVLTDDQLERLTLAGA is encoded by the coding sequence ATGACCGATCCGCAGAACCGCCGCCGCCTCGGCTCCACCGACCTCCAGATCGCGCCCCTGGTCCTGGGCGGCAACGTGTTCGGCTGGACCGCGGACCGCGCGGCCAGCTTTGCCGTGCTCGACGCCTTTGTGGCGGGCGGCGGTACGCTGATCGATACCGCCGATGTCTATTCCGCCTGGGTGGACGGCCACCGCGGCGGCGAGTCCGAGACGATGATCGGCGAATGGCTCCGCACCAGTGGCAAGCGCGACGCGGTGCTGATCGCCACCAAGGTCGGCATGCTCCCCGGCGAGGGCGGCGAAAAGCTCGCCCCCGCCCGCATCGCCGCCGCGTGCGACGCCTCGCTGAAGCGGCTCGGCACCGACCGGATCGACGTCTATTTCGCGCATCAGGACGATGAGGACACTCCGCAGGAGGCCAGCATGGAGGCGTTCGGCCGCCTGGTCGACGCCGGCAAGATCCGCGTGATCGGCGCCTCCAACTTCCACGCCGCCCGCCTGAAGTCGGCCAACGACGCCGCCCGCGAGGCCGGCCTGCCCCGCTTCCACGTTCTGCAGCCCGAATATAATCTGGTCAGCCGCCACAAGTTCGAGGGCGAGTTGCAGGATTACTGCGTCACCGAGAATATCGGCGTCGTGCCCTATTACGGCCTCGCCTCGGGCTTCCTGACCGGCAAGTACCGCACCCGCGACGATCTCGGCAAAAGCGTGCGCGGCGGCCGCATGGCCGACCTGCTCGACGGTCGCGGCAAGGCCGTTCTCGACGCGATGGACGCCGTCGCCGCCGAGACCGGCGCCACCCTCGCCCAGATCGCGCTCGCCTGGCTGATCGCGCAGCCCGGCGTCACCGCCCCCATCGCCAGCGCCACCAGCGTCGCGCAGGTGGAGGATCTCCTCCCCGCCATGACGCTTGTCCTGACCGACGACCAACTGGAACGCCTGACGCTCGCGGGTGCGTGA
- a CDS encoding ArsR/SmtB family transcription factor — protein MAMALDIFRALGDPTRLRILALLRTMELSVGELAQVLGQSQPRVSRHVKILVDARLAERRKEGSWVFVALGAREAVAPIVAALDQWSVHEPDHWAVADAARLAAVRADRAASAATWFEDHAAEWDAIRSLHVAESEVEAAMAALLGQGSIGTLIDIGTGTGRMLEVFGAQADAALGIDRSSEMLRLARAKLHDRPNTELRQADLYALPMADGAANVAILHHVLHFAQQPGAAIAEAARVLATGGRLLIADFAPHDREDLRARDAHTRLGFADEQIAGWFANAGLRMTQIETLGGGTLTVKLWLGTKQGLKGLRPVDSNMVKAA, from the coding sequence ATGGCGATGGCGCTCGACATTTTCCGTGCCCTTGGCGACCCGACGCGGCTGCGCATCCTGGCGTTGCTGCGCACGATGGAGCTGTCGGTCGGCGAACTGGCGCAGGTGCTGGGGCAAAGCCAGCCGCGCGTGTCGCGACATGTGAAGATCCTGGTCGATGCACGGCTGGCGGAGCGGCGCAAGGAAGGCAGCTGGGTGTTCGTCGCGCTGGGCGCGCGCGAGGCGGTGGCGCCGATCGTGGCGGCGCTGGACCAATGGTCGGTGCACGAGCCCGATCACTGGGCGGTGGCGGACGCGGCCCGGCTGGCGGCGGTGCGTGCGGACCGCGCGGCATCGGCCGCGACCTGGTTCGAGGATCATGCCGCCGAATGGGACGCGATCCGCTCGCTGCACGTCGCCGAGAGCGAGGTCGAGGCGGCGATGGCCGCGCTACTGGGGCAGGGGTCGATCGGCACGCTGATCGATATCGGCACGGGTACGGGCCGGATGCTGGAGGTGTTCGGCGCGCAGGCGGACGCGGCGCTGGGCATCGACCGGTCGTCGGAGATGCTGCGGCTGGCGCGCGCCAAGCTGCACGACCGGCCAAACACCGAATTGCGCCAGGCGGACCTGTATGCGCTGCCCATGGCGGACGGCGCGGCGAACGTCGCGATCCTGCACCATGTGCTGCATTTCGCGCAGCAGCCGGGTGCTGCGATCGCCGAGGCCGCGCGCGTGCTGGCGACGGGCGGGCGGTTGCTGATCGCCGACTTCGCGCCGCATGACCGCGAGGACCTGCGCGCGCGCGACGCGCATACCCGGCTGGGTTTTGCCGACGAGCAGATTGCGGGCTGGTTCGCCAATGCGGGCCTGCGCATGACGCAGATCGAAACGCTGGGCGGCGGTACGCTGACGGTGAAATTGTGGCTGGGCACCAAACAGGGGCTGAAAGGCCTGCGCCCGGTCGACTCCAACATGGTGAAAGCGGCATGA
- the metF gene encoding methylenetetrahydrofolate reductase [NAD(P)H], which translates to MTTISVPQLEEARRALEAPLFADVGGDMEVSFEFFPPKTEKMDAQLWDAIRTLEPLGPRFVSVTYGAGGSTRERTHATVARIQRETSLAAAAHLTCVEATREEIDQVAEDYWAAGVRHIVALRGDPPTLGAKFASHPGGYANAADLVAGLAKRHPFEISVAAYPECHPESVDTVGDIDNLKRKLDAGATRAITQFFFSPEAFFRFRDAVAAAGITAEIVPGILPVSNVAQTRKFAGLCGAAIPDWMDRLFEGLDDHPAARQLVAATIAAEMCRRLYAGGVKSFHFYTLNRAELAFAICHMLGVRAKPQAVVAAA; encoded by the coding sequence ATGACGACGATTTCCGTTCCCCAGCTCGAAGAAGCGCGCCGTGCGCTGGAAGCGCCGCTGTTCGCCGATGTCGGCGGCGACATGGAGGTGAGCTTCGAGTTCTTTCCGCCCAAGACGGAGAAGATGGACGCGCAATTGTGGGACGCGATCCGCACGCTGGAGCCGCTGGGCCCGCGCTTCGTATCGGTGACGTACGGGGCGGGCGGATCGACGCGCGAGCGGACGCATGCGACGGTGGCGCGCATCCAGCGGGAAACCTCGCTGGCGGCGGCGGCGCACCTGACCTGCGTGGAGGCGACGCGCGAGGAGATCGACCAGGTCGCCGAGGATTACTGGGCGGCGGGCGTGCGCCATATCGTGGCGCTGCGCGGCGATCCGCCGACGCTGGGCGCCAAGTTCGCCAGCCATCCGGGCGGATACGCCAATGCGGCCGATCTGGTGGCGGGACTGGCCAAGCGGCACCCGTTCGAAATCTCGGTCGCGGCCTATCCGGAATGCCACCCGGAGTCGGTGGATACGGTGGGCGATATCGACAATCTGAAGCGCAAGCTGGATGCCGGCGCGACGCGGGCGATCACCCAGTTCTTTTTCTCGCCAGAGGCATTCTTCCGCTTTCGCGACGCGGTGGCGGCAGCGGGGATCACCGCCGAGATCGTGCCGGGCATCCTGCCGGTGTCGAACGTGGCGCAGACGCGCAAATTCGCCGGGCTGTGCGGGGCGGCGATCCCGGACTGGATGGACCGATTGTTCGAGGGGCTGGACGATCACCCGGCCGCGCGGCAACTGGTGGCGGCGACGATCGCGGCCGAGATGTGTCGCAGGCTCTATGCGGGCGGCGTGAAGAGCTTCCACTTCTATACGCTGAACCGTGCCGAACTGGCGTTCGCGATCTGCCACATGCTGGGCGTGCGCGCCAAGCCGCAGGCGGTGGTGGCGGCGGCCTGA
- a CDS encoding homocysteine S-methyltransferase family protein: MTIRDTFFAEAAKRILITDGAFGTEIQNWKLSEADYAGTLGLGHDQKGNNDILALTKPEVPEAIHRAYFEAGADIAETNTFSANRISQADYGAEHLVREINVESARLARRLADEFQAKDGRPRFVAGAIGPTNKTLSLSPDVNDPGYREIDFDYLKGVYREQIDALLEGGADFILIETVFDTLNAKAGIMAASDAARDLGRDVPVMLSMTLTDLSGRNLSGHTVEAFWHAVRHARPVTIGLNCSFGAEQLRPHVKTLSEICDTLIMVYPNAGLPNELGTYDEAPATTAGLVHEWAGAGQVNVLGGCCGSTPAHIRAIAERVQGVAPRRIPTPPVRTRLAGLEPFTMAA, encoded by the coding sequence ATGACGATCCGAGACACCTTCTTTGCCGAGGCGGCCAAGCGCATCCTGATCACCGATGGCGCATTCGGCACCGAGATCCAGAACTGGAAGCTGTCCGAGGCGGATTATGCCGGGACGCTGGGCCTGGGCCATGACCAGAAGGGCAACAACGACATACTGGCGCTGACCAAGCCCGAGGTGCCCGAGGCGATCCACCGCGCCTATTTCGAGGCGGGCGCCGACATCGCCGAGACCAACACCTTTTCCGCCAACCGGATCAGCCAGGCCGATTACGGTGCCGAGCATCTGGTGCGCGAGATCAACGTCGAGAGCGCCAGGCTGGCGCGGCGCCTCGCCGACGAGTTCCAGGCGAAGGATGGCCGCCCACGCTTCGTGGCGGGGGCGATCGGGCCGACGAACAAGACGCTGTCGCTGTCGCCCGACGTCAACGATCCGGGATATCGGGAGATCGATTTCGATTATCTGAAGGGCGTGTACCGGGAGCAGATCGATGCGCTGCTGGAAGGGGGCGCGGACTTCATCCTGATCGAGACGGTGTTCGACACGCTGAACGCCAAGGCGGGGATCATGGCGGCGAGCGACGCGGCGCGCGATCTGGGCCGCGACGTGCCCGTCATGCTGTCGATGACGCTGACCGACCTGTCGGGGCGCAACCTGTCGGGTCATACCGTGGAGGCGTTCTGGCATGCGGTGCGCCACGCCCGGCCGGTGACGATCGGGCTGAACTGCTCGTTCGGCGCCGAACAGTTGCGGCCGCATGTGAAGACGCTGTCGGAGATCTGCGACACGCTGATCATGGTCTATCCCAATGCCGGGCTGCCCAACGAACTGGGCACCTATGACGAGGCGCCGGCGACGACGGCCGGGCTGGTGCATGAATGGGCGGGCGCGGGGCAGGTCAACGTGCTGGGCGGGTGCTGCGGATCGACGCCAGCGCATATCCGGGCGATTGCCGAGCGTGTGCAGGGCGTGGCGCCGCGCCGCATCCCGACGCCGCCGGTGCGGACGCGATTGGCCGGGCTGGAGCCGTTTACGATGGCGGCGTGA